The genomic segment ATCAGCAGGCTGTTCAAAGATTCTGGACGAATACAACCCCAGCGGCCTGACCGCCGAAACGGTCTTCACCACGCCCGAGGGCTTCGAGACCCTGGTCAATGCGGCGTATTCGTATCAGCGCTGGTGGTATGGTAAGGAGGAGGGGTACAGCATGTCTGAAATGGGAACCGATCTTTGGATGGGCGGTGCCGGCGACACCTTTCCCGACCTGATGAGATATTCCAACCTGCAGGGCAGCAACGATGCGCTGAAGGCAGAGTGGAAAGCATTGTATTCAGCTGTAAATGTCTGCAATGCAGGTGTCGGCCGCATTGACGCTGCTGGTTTTGACTCCACCACCAAGGCGATCCGACTGGCCGAACTACGTTTCCTGCGTGCTTTTTACTATTGGCATATCCTGCAGACCTGGGGCGGCGTGCACCTGACCACCACCGAAACCGTGGGCATCCTCACAACGGCTAATAAAACGGCGCCCGAAGAGTTTTACGCCCTGATTGAATCGGACCTGCTCGCAGCGATCAAGGATCTACCGAATACAAGCGAAGATTATGGCCGCGTGACCAATCCCGCTGCCCGCGCTTTTTTGTCGCGCGTATACCTGTCGGAAGGGAAATATAAAGAGGCCAACGACTATGCATTGTCGGTCATCAAAGGCAACTACGGTTTTGAACTGCTCAAAAACTATGCAGATCTCTGGAATATGGCCAATCTGAAAAATAAAGAAGTGGTCTACGCCGTCAATTATTCAACCAATTTGGTCCTCAACGATAAATTGAACGAAATTTCAAATCCACTGGGTCACAACCGCGGCAGCAACAACGGCCACCTGTTATTTTTAATGAAGTATGATACAGAAACAGGCATGGTACGTGACCTGGCCAACGGCCGCCCGTTCAACCGCTATATGCCGACCCGTTTTCTGC from the Sphingobacterium thalpophilum genome contains:
- a CDS encoding RagB/SusD family nutrient uptake outer membrane protein — translated: MKRTIKNIVMASVVALASAGCSKILDEYNPSGLTAETVFTTPEGFETLVNAAYSYQRWWYGKEEGYSMSEMGTDLWMGGAGDTFPDLMRYSNLQGSNDALKAEWKALYSAVNVCNAGVGRIDAAGFDSTTKAIRLAELRFLRAFYYWHILQTWGGVHLTTTETVGILTTANKTAPEEFYALIESDLLAAIKDLPNTSEDYGRVTNPAARAFLSRVYLSEGKYKEANDYALSVIKGNYGFELLKNYADLWNMANLKNKEVVYAVNYSTNLVLNDKLNEISNPLGHNRGSNNGHLLFLMKYDTETGMVRDLANGRPFNRYMPTRFLLDLYPEGDSRYAASFKEVFYANNPKTTSVIKLGDTAVYATRRAIGNVNKPYKIYDRNYIYASDGKVNDQMRYPTLSKFLDPTRPSSDEAQSARDVFVIRFAELYLNAAEAQLRLGNLDSAAHWVNIIRARAAQPGSEEKMKVSASQMTLDFILDERAREFAGEQIRWFDLKRTGKLVERVRAHNPDIAKNIQDFHKVRPIPQDQLDAITNKDEFTQNQGYQ